ATGGGTGAAGCCGCCTCATGGCTCGGTTATGCAGGATTAAATATCTATGGAAATGCTTTGAGAGAGGATTCAAGAACATTTGCAGCTGAAAACGCAGGTCTTAATAAAACCGGTAAAGATGATAATTATTATGCTAATGTTGGAAACTACAACAGTATTTATGATTACAATAACGATGCATTAGCCAGAGGACAGTACACTCAGTTATATGATGTAAACACCTATTACTGGAACTGGAACAGCGTTAATAACAAAAGCACATTTGAAGAGCAAAGAAAGAAAAGTGAAAGAGTTTATAATACAAGGGTTGTGTTCGGCACAACACTTATAGTTAACAGAATTGTAAGCGGGATAAGCGCTCTTATTTTAGCGAACAGAAGGAATAATTCGACTACGTTAAATATTCAGCCTGAACTTATTCAGAAAGATTACGGAATCGACGGACTTAAGCTGAACTTCTCTAAGAATTTTTGATAAAAAAAATTTTTGGATAAAGAATTAAAAGGAAATAAGTTCTACAACTACAAGCTGACAATTGAATATGATGGAACAGATTTTTTAGGATGGCAAAGACAATCTTACAGTAAAGAAACAATACAAGGACATTTAGAAGAAAAGCTTGAAGTTTTATTAAAAGAGAAAATAACTTTATATGCAGCCGGCAGAACAGATGCCGGCGTGCATGCAATAAACCAGATAGCAAATTTCAAAACTAATCATAAAATCCATTCTGATAAATTCCTCTACCGGTTAAATTCACAGTTACCAAAATCTATTACAGTTAAAAAAATCAGTATTGTACCTGAGAAATTTCATGCGCGTTTCTCAGCTAAACAAAGAGAATATATTTATAAAATATCTTTGCGAAGAAAATCCATCGAAGGAAATTACTATTGCAGAATTTTCGGAGAGCCTGATTTTAAAGTAATCGATAATTTAATCAAATTCTTCATCGGAAGAAAAAGTTTTTTCCCTTTAACTAAAAAGAAAGACGATAAGCATAATTTTATCTGCGACCTTAACCTGCTTACTTACAAATTTTACAAAAGTAAAGGTGAGATAATTTTTAAATTACGCGCCGACAGGTTTTTACACAGTATGGTAAGAAGTATTCTCGGCTGCTTAATAGATGCGGGAAGAGGAAACATAACTGTTGAAGAAGTAAAAAAAGAATTTAACGCAGGAGAAAAAATAAAGACTCAATATTTACCGGCTCACGCCCTATTTTTAAACAAAATTTATTATTAGATGAAAAACGCATTGGTAATAATCATTTCTTTCGTTCTTATTTCCTCGTCATTTGCACAGGAATTATCCAAGAAAGAAGACCTTACAAATTATATTTTATCCGCAAAAAAAGTTTCTCAGGCAAATGAAGTAGAAAAAGATGTAAAAGATAATTTTCATAAATCTATTTCTGCTTCAACTGAAAAATCTCCCGTACTTGGAGCAGTGCTTTCAGGCATATTACCCGGCGCAGGTGAATTTTATGCAAAGAGTTATATCAAGGCAGGGATATTTTTAGCAATTGAAGCAGGCTTGTGGTACGGATATGTTAATTACCAGAACAAAGGCGATGCGCAGACAGATTATTATCATACGTATGCTGACCAAAACTGGAACATTCATAAATACGCTCAGTGGATTCATGATAAGGTAACAGGCGGAGCAACCGTTAACCCTAATGAACAGGATTTAAATGTGCTCCGTTCACAGCTTAATGCAGTCGAGTCGCAAAATTTTTCGCACACACTTCCTGTATTCGGAACTCAGCAGTATTATGAACTCATAGGTAAATATCAGAACTTTGTAGCAGGATGGCCCGATGCAGATATATCGGTAATAAATCAGAACGGTGGAGCAAATGATCCCAACTGGTACGAAAATTATAAGACACCTATTTTTATAAGTTACTCGTATGACAGACAGAGAGCTAATGATTATTATGATACCTCAACAAGATTTGTGATGGGAGTAATCGTCAATCACGTGCTAAGTGCTGCAGATGCAGTATGGAGCGTAAACATGTTCAATAAAAAAATGGAAGTGAAAACAGGAATGAGAGTTGAAGAAAGATACGGGGGGATATTTATGGAGAAGTATTCACTGCCAACTGCAAAACTGACAGTTCAGTTTTAAAAAAATTTCAAATCCCCTTCTTAGAAAGGGGATTTTTTTTATGATATAAACACAAAATAATTTCTTTCCTTAAAATACCTGTAAGCTCTGTTCAAAAATTTCTTATCATCTTTTTTAAAGAAAGCATACATCGTCGCTCCGCTTCCGCTCATTGATGAAAACACTGCTCCCTGATTTATCAGTTCATCTTTAATCTGCTTAAGAGTATTATATTTCTGGAATACAACTCTCTCAAAGTCATTTACAAACATTTCTTTTTTATCTAAATCAAAAGAAGTTACTTTCTTCAAATCTGATTCATATATTTTTCCGGGTTCAAGTCCTAGATTTTCATAAGCCCATTTTGTAGAAACATGAAGATTGGGATTTATAATTAATATATCATAAGGGATATTAAACTCGGGCAAAATTTTCATCTTCTCTCCCCTGCCTTCACCGAAGCAAGGTTTCATTATAAGAAAGAAAGGAACATCACTGCCGATTGATAAAGCAGTCTGCATTATTTTTTCACGGTGCTCTTTTATATTTATCTTGAAAAATCTTATGAGCTGCTTAAGCACTGCTGCAGCATCAGAGCTTCCGCCGCCAAGTCCCCCACCGACAGGAATTTTTTTGCTGATATTAATGGCAATCTTGTAACAATCTTTTATATGAAAATTTTTAAAGAATGCTTCAACAGCTTTAAAGCAGATATTATCTTTATTGGACGGAACGTAATATTTATTGCAGGTGATATAAACTGTGTTGTAATTCTCGCAGGGCTCTATTGAGATTTGTATTTCATCGTGCAGCTTTACCGGATAAAAAATCGTCTCTATATTATGAAAACCGTCTTCACGTTTGCTGACGATTTTCAAACCTATATTTATTTTTGCATACGAGTCTAATCGTACTTCTTCCATAAACTTATTTGTAACAAATATAAATGAAAATGCCCTCTTTTGAGAGGGCATTTTTTATATAAAAATTTAAGTACAACTACTTATGATTATTTTAATAAGCCCAGCGGACTAACACTGAACCCCATGTATATCCTGCTCCGAAACTTGCAAGCACGATGTAATCGCCTTTCTTTATCTTCCCTTCATGCCAGTATTCCGAAATGCAAAGCGGAATAGTAGCGCACGTTGTATTGCCGTACTTATGAATGTTCACCATTACTTTCTCAGGAGGCAGTCCCATTCTTTCACCGGCAGCAGTTATGATTCTCATATTTGCCTGGTGAGGAACAAGATAAGAAATATCCTCGCCCTTGAGATTATTTTTCAAAACAATTTCTTCCGATACATCTGCCATGCCTACGA
The genomic region above belongs to Bacteroidota bacterium and contains:
- the truA gene encoding tRNA pseudouridine(38-40) synthase TruA, coding for MDKELKGNKFYNYKLTIEYDGTDFLGWQRQSYSKETIQGHLEEKLEVLLKEKITLYAAGRTDAGVHAINQIANFKTNHKIHSDKFLYRLNSQLPKSITVKKISIVPEKFHARFSAKQREYIYKISLRRKSIEGNYYCRIFGEPDFKVIDNLIKFFIGRKSFFPLTKKKDDKHNFICDLNLLTYKFYKSKGEIIFKLRADRFLHSMVRSILGCLIDAGRGNITVEEVKKEFNAGEKIKTQYLPAHALFLNKIYY
- the ispE gene encoding 4-(cytidine 5'-diphospho)-2-C-methyl-D-erythritol kinase, which encodes MEEVRLDSYAKINIGLKIVSKREDGFHNIETIFYPVKLHDEIQISIEPCENYNTVYITCNKYYVPSNKDNICFKAVEAFFKNFHIKDCYKIAINISKKIPVGGGLGGGSSDAAAVLKQLIRFFKINIKEHREKIMQTALSIGSDVPFFLIMKPCFGEGRGEKMKILPEFNIPYDILIINPNLHVSTKWAYENLGLEPGKIYESDLKKVTSFDLDKKEMFVNDFERVVFQKYNTLKQIKDELINQGAVFSSMSGSGATMYAFFKKDDKKFLNRAYRYFKERNYFVFIS